The Tardiphaga alba genome includes a window with the following:
- the pheS gene encoding phenylalanine--tRNA ligase subunit alpha, giving the protein MSDLTTLQTQILADIAGASDEAALEAVRVGALGKKGSISALLATLGKMTPDERKTEGAAINLAKEAVTQALTARRDVLKSAALDARLASETIDVTLPLRENPAELGRVHPLSQTWDELTTIFADMGFAVAEGPDIETDDYNFTKLNFPEGHPAREMHDTFYFNPKEDGSRLLLRTHTSPVQVRTMLSQKPPIRVICPGRTYRSDSDQTHTPMFHQVEGLVIDKTSHLGHLKWILQEFCKAFFEVDHVNMRFRPSFFPFTEPSLEVDIQCRRDKNEIRFGEGEDWLEILGCGMVHPNVLRACDIDPDVYQGFAWGMGIDRIAMLKYGMADLRQLFEGDVRWLNHYGFKPLEMPTLAGGLST; this is encoded by the coding sequence ATGTCCGACCTGACGACGCTCCAAACCCAGATCCTGGCCGATATCGCCGGCGCATCCGACGAAGCCGCACTCGAAGCCGTGCGCGTCGGCGCGCTCGGCAAGAAGGGCTCGATCTCCGCGCTGCTCGCGACACTCGGCAAGATGACGCCGGACGAGCGCAAGACCGAGGGTGCTGCGATCAATCTCGCCAAAGAGGCCGTGACGCAGGCGCTGACCGCGCGCCGCGACGTGCTGAAGTCGGCCGCGCTGGATGCGCGCCTCGCTTCCGAGACCATCGATGTCACCCTGCCGCTGCGTGAAAACCCGGCCGAACTTGGCCGCGTGCATCCGCTGAGCCAGACCTGGGACGAGCTGACGACGATCTTCGCCGATATGGGTTTTGCCGTCGCCGAAGGTCCGGACATCGAGACCGACGACTACAACTTCACCAAACTGAATTTCCCGGAAGGGCATCCGGCCCGCGAGATGCACGACACCTTCTACTTCAATCCGAAGGAAGACGGGTCGCGTCTGCTGCTGCGGACCCACACCTCACCGGTGCAGGTGCGCACCATGCTGAGCCAGAAGCCGCCCATTCGCGTGATCTGCCCGGGCCGCACCTATCGCAGCGACTCCGACCAGACGCACACGCCGATGTTCCATCAGGTCGAAGGCCTCGTCATCGACAAGACCTCGCATCTCGGCCACCTCAAATGGATCCTGCAGGAATTCTGCAAGGCGTTCTTTGAGGTCGATCACGTCAATATGCGCTTCCGTCCGTCCTTCTTCCCGTTCACCGAGCCGTCGCTGGAAGTCGATATCCAGTGCCGCCGCGACAAGAACGAGATCCGTTTCGGTGAAGGCGAGGATTGGCTGGAAATTCTCGGCTGCGGCATGGTGCATCCGAATGTGCTGCGCGCCTGCGACATCGATCCCGATGTGTATCAAGGCTTTGCCTGGGGCATGGGCATCGACCGCATCGCGATGCTGAAATACGGCATGGCCGACCTGCGCCAGCTGTTCGAAGGCGACGTGCGCTGGCTGAATCACTATGGCTTCAAGCCGCTTGAAATGCCGACTCTGGCCGGAGGACTGAGCACGTGA
- the pheT gene encoding phenylalanine--tRNA ligase subunit beta, whose amino-acid sequence MKFSLSWLKDHLDTDATLDQLSEKLTMIGLEVEHIEDKAKLLAPFTIAEIVEAVQHPNADRLRVCTVNAGEDKPLQIVCGAPNARAGLKTVLARPGTYIPGKDFTIGLGNIRGVESQGMLCSADELGLPDAIDGIIELPTDAPVGAVYPDWAKLGDPVIEINLTPNRQDCTGVTGIARDLAAADMGTFKNPGIKPIKGEFPCPVKVTVEDSKLCPGFALRLVRGVKNGPSPEWLQKKLTSIGLRPINALVDITNYLTFDRARPLHVFDAAKVKGDLVVRRARDGETLLALDGKTYKLDDKICVIADEHGVESLAGIMGGEASGCSDDTTDVLIESALWNEINIAQTGRKLGINSDARYRFERGVDPVFMVPGLELATKLVMELCGGTPSESIVVGKSYGDDRLIDFPIAEVKRLAAIDVPFPEMRMILNRLGFSVAGNGPVVKVAVPSWRMDVTGKADIVEEIMRIVGVDKVPLTPFPRGDAQRKPVLTQIQQRTRRAKRGLAAHGLVEAVTWSFISKPHAEVFGGGKPELALANPIAADLSDMRPSLLPGLIAVSQANAHRGSSDLALFEVGQIFKGDRPQDQFMAASGVRRGLASSHGTGRHWTGASAANALDAKADAFAVLAAAGAPMQALQIVPGGADWLHPGRSGTIQIGPQNILGYFGELHPRTLEALGADGPLMAFEVILDRIPDAKQKATRAKPLLELSAFQPVSRDFAFIVDRKVKSGDIVKAAAGVDKKLVTSVTVFDVYEGKGIDDDKKSVAIAVTIQPREKTLTDQEIDAVATKIVAEVTKKTGGVLRA is encoded by the coding sequence GTGAAATTCTCCCTCTCCTGGCTGAAGGATCATCTCGACACCGACGCGACGCTGGATCAGCTGAGCGAAAAGCTCACCATGATCGGGCTTGAGGTCGAGCATATCGAGGACAAGGCAAAGCTGCTGGCGCCGTTCACGATCGCCGAGATCGTCGAAGCCGTGCAGCATCCGAATGCCGACCGCCTGCGCGTCTGCACCGTCAATGCCGGTGAGGACAAGCCGCTGCAGATCGTCTGCGGCGCGCCGAATGCGCGCGCGGGTCTGAAGACCGTGCTCGCCCGCCCCGGCACCTACATTCCGGGCAAGGATTTCACCATCGGCCTCGGCAATATCCGCGGCGTCGAGAGCCAGGGCATGCTGTGCTCGGCCGATGAACTCGGCCTGCCCGATGCGATCGACGGCATCATCGAGCTGCCAACTGACGCGCCGGTTGGCGCGGTGTATCCGGACTGGGCCAAGCTCGGCGATCCCGTCATCGAGATCAACCTGACGCCAAACCGCCAGGATTGCACCGGCGTCACCGGCATCGCGCGCGATCTCGCGGCTGCCGATATGGGCACCTTCAAGAATCCCGGCATCAAGCCGATCAAGGGCGAATTCCCTTGCCCGGTGAAGGTGACGGTCGAAGACAGCAAGCTCTGCCCGGGCTTTGCGCTCCGCCTCGTGCGCGGTGTCAAGAACGGCCCGTCGCCGGAATGGCTGCAGAAGAAGCTGACCTCCATCGGCCTGCGCCCGATCAATGCGCTGGTGGACATCACCAACTACCTGACCTTTGACCGCGCACGCCCGCTACACGTGTTCGACGCCGCCAAGGTGAAGGGCGACCTCGTCGTCCGCCGCGCCAGGGATGGCGAGACGCTGCTCGCGCTCGACGGCAAGACCTACAAGCTCGACGACAAGATCTGCGTCATCGCCGATGAGCACGGCGTCGAATCGCTGGCCGGCATCATGGGTGGCGAAGCATCCGGCTGCTCCGACGACACCACCGACGTGCTGATCGAATCCGCGCTGTGGAACGAGATCAACATCGCGCAGACCGGCCGCAAGCTCGGCATCAATTCGGATGCGCGCTATCGCTTCGAGCGCGGCGTCGATCCCGTCTTCATGGTGCCCGGCCTCGAACTCGCAACCAAGCTCGTCATGGAGCTGTGCGGCGGCACGCCGTCGGAAAGCATCGTCGTCGGCAAGAGCTACGGCGACGATCGTCTCATCGATTTCCCGATTGCGGAAGTGAAGCGCCTCGCCGCTATCGACGTGCCGTTTCCGGAAATGCGGATGATCCTCAATCGGCTCGGCTTCTCCGTCGCCGGCAACGGCCCCGTGGTGAAGGTCGCGGTGCCGTCATGGCGTATGGATGTCACGGGCAAAGCCGACATCGTCGAAGAAATCATGCGCATTGTCGGCGTCGATAAGGTGCCGCTGACGCCGTTCCCGCGCGGTGACGCTCAGCGCAAGCCGGTGCTGACCCAGATCCAGCAGCGCACCCGCCGCGCCAAACGCGGGCTCGCAGCCCATGGTCTGGTTGAGGCTGTGACCTGGTCGTTCATCTCGAAGCCACATGCCGAAGTGTTCGGCGGCGGCAAGCCGGAGCTCGCGCTGGCCAATCCCATCGCGGCCGATCTCTCCGACATGCGGCCGAGCCTGCTGCCCGGCCTGATCGCCGTGTCCCAGGCCAATGCGCATCGCGGCTCGTCCGATCTCGCGCTGTTCGAAGTCGGCCAGATCTTCAAAGGCGATCGCCCGCAGGATCAGTTCATGGCAGCGAGCGGCGTCCGCCGTGGTCTCGCATCCTCGCACGGCACCGGGCGTCACTGGACCGGCGCCAGCGCTGCGAACGCGCTCGACGCCAAGGCCGATGCCTTCGCCGTTCTCGCTGCCGCGGGCGCGCCGATGCAGGCGCTGCAGATCGTTCCGGGCGGCGCCGACTGGCTGCATCCCGGCCGATCCGGCACGATCCAGATCGGGCCGCAGAACATTTTGGGCTATTTCGGCGAGTTGCATCCGCGCACGCTGGAAGCACTCGGTGCCGATGGCCCGCTGATGGCGTTCGAAGTGATCCTCGATCGCATTCCGGATGCGAAGCAGAAGGCGACCCGCGCCAAGCCGCTGCTTGAGCTCTCCGCGTTCCAGCCGGTCTCGCGCGACTTCGCCTTCATCGTCGATCGCAAGGTGAAGTCCGGCGATATCGTCAAGGCCGCGGCCGGCGTGGACAAGAAGCTGGTGACATCCGTCACCGTGTTCGACGTCTATGAAGGCAAGGGCATCGACGACGACAAGAAGTCGGTGGCCATCGCCGTGACCATCCAGCCGCGCGAAAAGACGCTGACCGATCAGGAGATCGATGCGGTCGCCACCAAGATCGTGGCTGAGGTGACCAAGAAGACCGGCGGCGTGTTGCGCGCATGA
- a CDS encoding alpha/beta hydrolase, which yields MSTAMAPDPSFITVGSGEASRQIAMRVREGAAPGVFWMSGFKSDMQGGKAVALDEWAAQHGRACVRFDYSGHGESGGDFADGTIGDWLEDGLAAFDAACQGPQIVVGSSMGGWMALLLARAIAGRGKAGRASLRALVLIAPAPDFTEELMWKQFSPDIRAEIETTGQWLRPSEYGDPYPITRRLIEEGRNHLLLGGSIDVGCPVRILQGRQDPDVPWQHAFRLAERLPAEDVVLTMIQDGDHRLSRPQDIGRLLATVAEF from the coding sequence ATGAGCACGGCGATGGCGCCTGATCCCAGTTTCATCACCGTCGGCAGCGGCGAAGCCAGCCGGCAGATCGCCATGCGCGTACGCGAAGGCGCCGCGCCCGGCGTTTTCTGGATGAGCGGTTTCAAATCCGACATGCAGGGCGGAAAAGCCGTCGCGCTGGACGAATGGGCCGCGCAGCACGGCCGTGCCTGCGTGCGGTTCGATTATTCAGGCCACGGCGAATCCGGCGGCGATTTCGCTGACGGCACCATCGGCGACTGGCTCGAGGATGGCCTCGCCGCCTTCGACGCCGCCTGTCAGGGTCCGCAGATCGTGGTCGGCTCGTCCATGGGCGGCTGGATGGCCCTGCTATTGGCGCGGGCCATCGCCGGGCGCGGCAAGGCCGGCCGTGCCTCGCTGCGCGCTTTGGTGCTGATCGCGCCGGCGCCGGATTTTACCGAAGAGCTGATGTGGAAGCAGTTTTCGCCGGATATCCGGGCGGAGATCGAGACCACCGGGCAGTGGCTGCGGCCGTCGGAATACGGCGATCCCTATCCGATCACCCGGCGACTGATCGAGGAAGGCCGCAACCATCTCCTGCTCGGCGGCTCTATCGATGTCGGTTGCCCCGTGCGGATTCTGCAGGGCCGGCAGGATCCTGATGTGCCGTGGCAGCACGCATTCCGGCTGGCCGAACGGCTGCCAGCCGAGGATGTTGTGCTGACCATGATCCAGGACGGCGATCATCGCCTGTCACGCCCGCAGGATATCGGGCGGCTGCTGGCGACGGTGGCGGAGTTCTGA
- a CDS encoding undecaprenyl-diphosphate phosphatase — MMSDTLRAVILGVVEGATEFLPVSSTGHVLLVERILGLDEVGFWKSFAILIQLGAILAILSIYFGKLWRIALDMFKGDVAARRFVIGVLVAFLPAAVLGAAFGGFIKGYLFNPWVVCFTLIVGGAILLWVDQLDLRPVHPDATEFPLLTYFKIGCCQCVAMIPGVSRSGATIVGAMLMGADKRAAAEFSFFLAIPTMVGAFTYDLFKSRNDITSDGAVIIAIGFAVSFITAIIVVKSLLNYVTRHGFALFAWWRVIVGTLGLIALALGA; from the coding sequence ATGATGTCTGATACGTTGAGGGCGGTAATTCTCGGTGTCGTCGAAGGCGCTACCGAATTCCTGCCAGTGTCCTCTACTGGCCATGTCCTTCTCGTCGAACGTATTCTCGGTCTCGATGAAGTCGGTTTCTGGAAAAGCTTTGCGATCCTGATACAGCTCGGCGCCATTCTCGCCATTCTCTCCATCTATTTCGGCAAGCTGTGGCGAATCGCGCTTGATATGTTCAAGGGCGATGTTGCCGCTCGCCGTTTCGTGATCGGCGTGCTCGTGGCTTTCCTGCCTGCTGCCGTGCTTGGCGCAGCCTTTGGCGGCTTCATCAAAGGCTACCTGTTCAATCCGTGGGTCGTGTGTTTCACATTGATCGTCGGCGGCGCGATTTTGCTCTGGGTCGATCAGCTCGATCTGCGGCCGGTGCATCCCGATGCGACCGAGTTTCCGTTGCTCACTTACTTCAAGATCGGCTGCTGCCAGTGCGTCGCCATGATTCCCGGCGTGTCGCGCTCCGGCGCCACGATCGTCGGCGCCATGCTGATGGGGGCCGATAAGCGCGCCGCTGCGGAATTCTCGTTCTTCCTCGCGATCCCGACCATGGTCGGCGCCTTCACCTATGATCTGTTCAAGAGCCGCAACGACATCACGTCGGACGGCGCCGTGATCATTGCCATCGGTTTTGCCGTCTCCTTCATCACGGCCATCATCGTCGTGAAAAGCCTGCTGAATTATGTGACCCGTCACGGTTTCGCGCTGTTTGCCTGGTGGCGCGTGATCGTCGGCACGCTCGGCCTGATCGCGCTGGCGCTCGGCGCCTGA
- the infC gene encoding translation initiation factor IF-3 → MRRPNRAPPTAAKDGPRTNDEIRNAQIQLIDQEGTNHGTVETMVAIKMAAEAGMDLVEISPNVSPPVCKIMDYGKFKYSAQKKAAEARKKQKIVEIKEIKLRPMIDDHDYGVKMKAMQRFFEEGDKVKITLRYRGREMAHQEIGTKLLDKVKADVAEFAKVEQDAKFEGRQVVMVLAPR, encoded by the coding sequence ATTCGCCGTCCGAACAGAGCCCCGCCCACTGCAGCCAAAGATGGGCCGCGCACCAACGATGAAATCCGTAATGCCCAGATCCAGCTGATCGATCAGGAGGGTACCAACCACGGTACCGTCGAGACGATGGTTGCGATCAAGATGGCAGCCGAAGCCGGCATGGATTTGGTCGAGATTTCGCCGAATGTGAGCCCGCCGGTCTGCAAGATCATGGACTACGGCAAGTTCAAGTATTCGGCGCAGAAGAAGGCTGCCGAAGCTCGCAAGAAGCAGAAGATCGTCGAAATCAAGGAGATCAAGCTCCGCCCGATGATCGACGACCACGACTACGGCGTGAAGATGAAGGCGATGCAGCGGTTCTTCGAGGAAGGCGACAAGGTCAAGATCACCTTGCGCTATCGTGGCCGCGAAATGGCCCACCAGGAGATCGGCACCAAGCTGCTCGACAAGGTGAAGGCGGATGTCGCCGAATTCGCCAAGGTGGAGCAGGACGCAAAGTTCGAAGGCCGCCAGGTGGTGATGGTTCTGGCTCCGCGCTAA
- the pncA gene encoding bifunctional nicotinamidase/pyrazinamidase: MVDRRQLLVGLGAMAATGMMPKALEAAGKITADRNSVLLVVDVQNCFLPGGSLAVKDGDKVVPVINALAKKFMHVVLTQDWHTPGHVSFASSHSGKKPFETTEVTYGKQVLWPDHCVQGTEGAALSKDLAIPHAQLVLRKGYDKAVDSYSAFTEADGKTTTGLAGYLKARKLQRLFVAGLATDFCVAWSALDARKAGFETYVIEDACRGIDTQGSLAKAWSNMQKAGVKRIKSGDLAA; this comes from the coding sequence ATGGTCGATCGACGTCAGCTTCTTGTGGGACTTGGTGCGATGGCAGCGACCGGCATGATGCCGAAGGCACTCGAAGCCGCCGGAAAGATCACGGCAGACCGTAATTCGGTTCTGCTCGTCGTGGACGTGCAGAATTGCTTCCTGCCCGGCGGCAGCCTCGCGGTGAAGGACGGCGACAAGGTCGTGCCCGTCATCAACGCCCTCGCGAAGAAATTCATGCATGTCGTGCTGACCCAGGACTGGCACACGCCGGGCCATGTCTCCTTCGCGTCCAGCCACAGTGGCAAGAAACCATTCGAGACCACAGAGGTCACCTATGGCAAGCAGGTGCTGTGGCCGGATCACTGCGTGCAGGGCACCGAAGGCGCTGCGCTGTCGAAGGATCTTGCCATTCCGCATGCGCAGCTCGTCTTGCGCAAAGGTTATGACAAGGCGGTCGATAGCTATTCGGCGTTCACCGAGGCCGACGGCAAAACCACGACAGGTCTCGCCGGCTATCTGAAAGCACGGAAACTACAGCGCCTTTTCGTGGCGGGGTTGGCCACCGATTTCTGCGTGGCCTGGTCGGCACTGGATGCGCGCAAGGCAGGCTTCGAGACCTATGTGATCGAGGATGCCTGCCGCGGCATCGACACGCAGGGCTCGCTCGCCAAAGCCTGGAGCAACATGCAAAAGGCCGGCGTGAAGCGCATCAAATCCGGCGACCTAGCCGCCTGA
- a CDS encoding glutathione S-transferase family protein, translating to MYTLYHHAFCPHSRFVRLVLGEYGLDLTLVDERPWDRREDFLKLNPAGTTPVLVAEDTPPIPGASIIAEYIDEVHGHDVKDRRLLPTSMAERIEVRRLMAWFNEKFFEEASGPLVTERIYKRFMSEDIGGGAPSMDVIRAANANVRYHLAYIGWLARTRNFLAGDRLSYADLVAAAHLSAIDYLGDVPWSEDDAAKAWYARIKSRPSFRPLLSEWLAGVPASRTYVDLDF from the coding sequence ATGTACACGCTCTATCATCACGCCTTCTGTCCGCATTCGCGCTTCGTGCGTCTTGTTCTTGGCGAATATGGCCTGGACTTGACGCTGGTGGATGAGCGTCCATGGGATCGGCGTGAAGATTTCTTGAAGCTCAATCCTGCGGGAACCACGCCGGTACTTGTCGCCGAGGACACGCCGCCGATTCCCGGCGCCAGCATCATCGCCGAATATATCGACGAAGTGCATGGTCACGACGTGAAGGACCGGCGGCTGCTGCCGACCTCCATGGCCGAGCGCATCGAAGTGCGCCGCCTGATGGCCTGGTTCAACGAGAAATTCTTCGAGGAGGCCTCTGGCCCTCTCGTCACCGAACGTATCTATAAGCGCTTCATGAGCGAGGATATCGGCGGCGGTGCCCCCTCGATGGACGTGATTCGCGCAGCCAACGCCAATGTGCGCTATCATCTGGCCTATATCGGCTGGCTGGCGCGGACGAGAAACTTCCTGGCCGGCGATCGGCTGAGCTATGCGGATCTGGTCGCGGCAGCGCATCTGTCGGCGATCGACTATCTGGGCGATGTGCCATGGAGCGAGGACGACGCAGCGAAGGCCTGGTACGCACGGATCAAGTCGCGTCCGTCGTTCCGACCGCTGCTGAGCGAGTGGCTGGCGGGCGTGCCGGCCTCGCGGACCTATGTGGATCTCGATTTCTGA
- a CDS encoding nuclear transport factor 2 family protein, with protein sequence MDATAMLRTFCTSVETRDGKAFANLFTEDGVYHDVFYGAFAGRAKIADMIDHHFYETAEDFRWDMHDPVSNGSTLYARYTFSYRSKLPEANGKRAMFEGVAIMTLRDGLIVSYQEVANTAPAFVDLNFAPERIAKIVGKQGAALKAREEMRRHL encoded by the coding sequence ATGGATGCGACCGCGATGCTGCGGACGTTCTGCACATCCGTCGAAACACGCGACGGCAAGGCTTTCGCCAATCTTTTTACCGAAGACGGCGTCTATCACGACGTGTTCTACGGCGCCTTCGCAGGTCGCGCGAAAATTGCGGACATGATCGACCATCATTTCTACGAGACCGCCGAAGATTTCCGCTGGGACATGCATGATCCCGTCAGCAACGGCAGCACGCTCTATGCGCGCTACACGTTCAGCTATCGCTCCAAATTGCCGGAAGCGAATGGCAAGCGGGCAATGTTCGAGGGCGTCGCCATCATGACGCTGCGGGACGGGCTCATCGTGAGCTATCAGGAAGTCGCAAACACGGCGCCGGCCTTTGTCGATCTGAATTTCGCGCCGGAGCGGATCGCGAAGATTGTCGGCAAGCAGGGCGCTGCGCTTAAAGCGCGGGAAGAGATGCGGCGGCACCTGTAG
- the rpmI gene encoding 50S ribosomal protein L35: MPKLKTKSGAKKRFKVTGTGKVVSAHAGKRHGMIKRTKKQIRQLRGTRVLFKTDGDNIKQYFLPNA; the protein is encoded by the coding sequence ATGCCCAAGTTGAAGACCAAGTCGGGCGCTAAAAAGCGCTTCAAAGTCACCGGCACCGGCAAAGTTGTGTCGGCCCATGCCGGTAAGCGCCACGGTATGATCAAGCGGACGAAGAAGCAGATTCGTCAGCTCCGCGGCACCCGCGTGCTGTTCAAGACCGACGGCGACAATATCAAGCAGTACTTCCTGCCAAACGCCTGA
- the queG gene encoding tRNA epoxyqueuosine(34) reductase QueG has product MAGGRAGLADLCGSRFLSADGATPLPADLKDRLAHEARMLGFDSIGITDPSAIDGARVNLEAFLEAGAHGEMEWLADNPGRRADPKVMWQDVRSVIMLGMNYGPDENPMAILAERSSAAISVYARGDDYHDLIKKRLKQLARWLIAEAGGEVKVFVDTAAVMEKPLASAAGLGWQGKHTNMVSREFGSWLFLGAIFTTLELPRDEPITDRCGSCRSCLDSCPTSAFIAPYRLDARRCISYLTIEHKGPIPHEFRKPMGNRIYGCDDCLAACPWNKFAQEGRETKLAARDELRAPTLAELSKLDDPAFRALFTKSPVKRIGRNRFVRNVLIAIGNSGDAALIDDAKQLLDDESPLVRGAAVWALSQLQSVERFAELRAAAIDIESDDTVRAEWHGL; this is encoded by the coding sequence GTGGCTGGCGGGCGTGCCGGCCTCGCGGACCTATGTGGATCTCGATTTCTGAGCGCTGACGGCGCAACGCCTCTCCCTGCCGATTTGAAGGACCGGCTCGCGCACGAAGCACGGATGCTCGGCTTCGATTCCATCGGCATTACCGACCCTTCCGCCATCGACGGCGCCCGCGTGAATCTGGAAGCCTTCCTGGAGGCCGGCGCACATGGTGAGATGGAATGGCTGGCCGACAACCCCGGTCGGCGCGCCGATCCGAAAGTGATGTGGCAGGACGTCCGCTCGGTGATCATGCTCGGCATGAATTACGGGCCGGACGAGAATCCGATGGCGATCCTTGCCGAACGATCAAGCGCTGCCATCTCGGTCTATGCCCGCGGCGACGATTATCACGACCTGATCAAGAAGCGCCTCAAGCAGCTCGCCCGCTGGCTGATTGCCGAAGCCGGCGGTGAAGTGAAAGTGTTCGTCGATACGGCAGCGGTGATGGAAAAACCGCTGGCGTCAGCAGCGGGATTGGGCTGGCAGGGCAAGCACACCAATATGGTGTCGCGCGAGTTCGGCTCGTGGCTGTTTCTCGGCGCCATCTTCACGACGCTGGAGCTGCCACGCGACGAGCCGATCACCGATCGATGCGGCTCCTGCCGATCATGCCTCGACAGCTGCCCGACCTCGGCATTCATCGCGCCCTATCGTCTGGATGCACGCCGCTGCATTTCCTATCTCACCATCGAGCACAAAGGGCCGATCCCGCACGAATTCCGCAAACCAATGGGCAACCGCATCTATGGCTGCGACGATTGCCTGGCGGCGTGCCCGTGGAACAAGTTTGCGCAGGAAGGCCGTGAGACAAAACTCGCGGCCCGTGATGAATTGCGGGCGCCAACGCTGGCCGAACTGTCGAAACTGGATGACCCCGCATTTCGCGCGCTATTCACCAAATCGCCAGTGAAGCGCATCGGCCGCAATCGCTTCGTGCGCAATGTGCTGATCGCGATCGGCAATTCGGGGGATGCGGCGCTGATCGACGATGCGAAGCAGCTGCTGGATGACGAGAGCCCGCTGGTGCGTGGAGCAGCAGTTTGGGCGCTGTCACAACTGCAGTCAGTAGAGAGATTCGCCGAGCTCCGTGCCGCCGCGATCGATATAGAAAGCGACGACACCGTTCGCGCTGAGTGGCACGGCCTGTAG
- the rplT gene encoding 50S ribosomal protein L20 encodes MARVKRGVTAHAKHKKVYKAAKGFRGRRKNTIRAAKAAVDKAGQYAFRDRKRKKRTFRALWIQRLNAAVRPLGMTYSVFINGLAKSGITVDRKVLSDLAINEPAAFNAIAEKAKAALAA; translated from the coding sequence ATGGCTCGCGTTAAACGCGGTGTGACGGCTCATGCCAAGCACAAGAAAGTCTACAAGGCCGCCAAGGGTTTCCGCGGTCGTCGCAAGAACACCATCCGCGCCGCAAAGGCCGCCGTCGACAAGGCCGGCCAATATGCGTTCCGCGATCGCAAGCGCAAGAAGCGTACGTTCCGCGCCCTCTGGATCCAGCGCCTCAACGCTGCCGTCCGTCCGCTCGGCATGACCTACAGCGTGTTTATCAACGGTCTTGCCAAGTCCGGCATCACTGTCGACCGCAAGGTTCTGTCTGATCTCGCGATCAACGAACCGGCGGCGTTCAACGCGATCGCTGAGAAGGCCAAGGCTGCTCTGGCTGCCTAA